From the uncultured Trichococcus sp. genome, one window contains:
- a CDS encoding RecQ family ATP-dependent DNA helicase → MDEAQLKSELQKYFGYSAFKEGQLEPIRSVLAGKHTLATLPTGTGKSLIYQLSGYLLKGIVVIVSPLLSLMEDQVAQLKYMGEKRTASLNSMLQFEERQRLLSNLDRIKFLFLSPEMLQNQVVMNKLKQIPLALFVVDEAHCISQWGLDFRSDYLFLGAARKELGNPLTLALTATATPAVMADIIGSLHIDGNDLNVFEGAVDRANIYYKVAAVPPEAKNEYLLELLGKYPHPGIIYFSSKAQADAVAFMIRKKTDLRAESYHADRTNEDRITIQHQFLRDELDVICATSAFGMGINKPNIRYVIHYHMPNSLEEYVQEIGRAGRDGQQSMAVLLYSETDFDFKVKMLQSDFPNDYAIESAVKNKAINPDYGSPTEQTLLLHILRQRLTKEEAKRFISTRRDLKRNLLKSMKGFAETSDCKREYISAYFGKSCLVKPVYCCDSCGNEDPLSEGPRDAGNAVPTEGPPHWGKILSDLFLL, encoded by the coding sequence ATGGATGAAGCACAATTGAAATCGGAACTTCAGAAATACTTCGGCTACTCGGCATTCAAGGAGGGTCAATTGGAACCTATCCGATCCGTTTTGGCGGGCAAACACACGCTGGCCACTTTGCCGACGGGGACCGGAAAATCACTGATATACCAGTTGAGCGGCTACCTTTTGAAGGGAATCGTTGTTATCGTTTCGCCCCTTTTGTCTTTGATGGAAGACCAAGTGGCCCAACTGAAATATATGGGTGAAAAAAGGACGGCTTCATTGAACAGCATGCTTCAGTTCGAGGAAAGGCAAAGATTATTAAGCAACCTGGATCGAATAAAGTTTTTGTTCCTTTCTCCCGAAATGCTGCAGAATCAAGTTGTAATGAACAAACTCAAGCAGATACCGCTTGCTTTGTTTGTGGTCGATGAAGCGCATTGCATTTCCCAATGGGGCTTGGATTTCCGTTCCGATTACCTTTTTCTGGGGGCCGCAAGGAAAGAATTGGGCAACCCGTTGACGTTGGCGCTCACCGCAACCGCGACGCCGGCTGTGATGGCTGACATCATCGGATCCTTGCATATCGATGGAAATGACTTGAACGTATTTGAAGGTGCGGTCGACCGTGCCAATATTTATTACAAGGTCGCAGCAGTGCCTCCAGAGGCGAAAAACGAGTACCTCCTTGAACTTTTGGGGAAATATCCACACCCAGGCATCATTTACTTCTCCAGTAAGGCACAAGCTGATGCGGTCGCTTTCATGATCCGCAAAAAAACAGACTTGCGCGCGGAATCCTATCATGCCGACCGTACTAATGAAGACAGGATCACCATCCAGCATCAATTCCTTCGGGATGAGCTTGACGTCATTTGTGCCACAAGCGCATTCGGAATGGGGATCAATAAACCGAACATCCGCTATGTGATCCATTATCATATGCCGAATTCGCTTGAGGAATACGTGCAGGAAATCGGGAGAGCGGGGCGGGACGGCCAACAGAGCATGGCAGTCCTGTTGTATTCGGAAACAGACTTCGACTTTAAAGTGAAGATGCTGCAAAGCGATTTTCCGAATGATTACGCGATTGAGAGCGCCGTCAAGAATAAGGCGATCAATCCCGATTATGGGAGTCCGACCGAGCAAACGTTGCTGCTGCATATCCTGCGGCAGCGGCTCACAAAAGAGGAAGCGAAGCGTTTCATCTCGACCCGCCGCGATCTCAAGAGAAACTTGCTGAAGAGCATGAAGGGATTTGCCGAAACCAGTGATTGCAAACGTGAGTACATCTCCGCTTATTTCGGGAAAAGCTGCCTCGTCAAACCTGTCTACTGCTGTGACAGCTGTGGGAACGAGGACCCACTTTCGGAAGGGCCCCGCGATGCAGGGAATGCGGTTCCAACGGAAGGGCCGCCGCATTGGGGAAAAATCCTGTCCGACCTTTTTCTTTTATAA
- a CDS encoding LysM peptidoglycan-binding domain-containing protein produces MDKKNRNRNNGEPWSRKFGEDENLKSRQYSRSARNTKNKEVAPLLKVLLFLFLAILIIPFATIYFNKQNQNTPAPKSAEQVMINKRVASSSVESSEEASSEEAESSSEVAESVTEPAIVEVPSSSAAPAVVETPAETVEEPETATGEYNNSYTIKAGDNLYRIALNHEMTLDELMQANGLVSTEAQIGMVLNVK; encoded by the coding sequence ATGGATAAAAAGAATCGCAATCGCAATAATGGAGAGCCTTGGTCACGTAAGTTCGGCGAAGATGAAAATCTGAAGAGCCGGCAATACTCACGATCGGCCAGAAATACAAAAAATAAAGAAGTAGCACCTCTATTAAAAGTATTGCTGTTTCTCTTTTTGGCTATTCTGATCATTCCTTTTGCAACCATCTATTTTAATAAACAGAATCAAAATACTCCCGCACCAAAAAGTGCTGAACAAGTGATGATCAATAAAAGAGTGGCCAGTTCCAGTGTCGAGAGCAGTGAAGAAGCGTCTTCGGAAGAGGCCGAATCATCCAGCGAAGTCGCTGAGAGCGTCACGGAACCGGCGATTGTGGAAGTCCCCAGCTCAAGCGCTGCGCCTGCAGTGGTCGAAACGCCGGCCGAAACGGTTGAGGAACCGGAAACAGCAACCGGGGAATACAATAATTCCTACACGATCAAAGCGGGTGACAACCTGTACAGGATCGCTTTGAATCATGAGATGACATTGGATGAATTGATGCAGGCTAACGGCTTGGTCAGCACAGAAGCGCAAATCGGTATGGTATTGAACGTTAAATAA
- the cmk gene encoding (d)CMP kinase produces the protein MVKKMNIAIDGPASAGKSTIAKKVAEKLGYIYLDTGAMYRTLTYAALSTGGDLHDEEALNKLLQGIKITFSTAEKEMQRVFLNDEDVTELIRSEEVTQNVSLVASFAKVRQEMVARQKSIARSGGIVMDGRDIGTVVLPDADVKIFMTATAEERALRRYKENIAKGMTASLEELTDDMKRRDHLDSTRTISPLKKADDAIVLDSTHMEIDEVVQKILGIIEASLNPLQTLD, from the coding sequence ATTGTGAAAAAAATGAATATTGCCATCGATGGTCCAGCATCGGCAGGAAAAAGCACCATCGCGAAAAAAGTTGCGGAAAAGTTGGGATACATCTATCTGGACACAGGTGCGATGTATCGCACGTTGACTTATGCGGCTTTATCCACCGGAGGCGATCTCCATGATGAAGAGGCATTGAATAAGTTGCTGCAAGGAATCAAGATAACCTTTTCGACTGCCGAAAAGGAAATGCAACGTGTTTTCTTGAATGACGAGGACGTTACCGAATTGATCAGGTCTGAGGAAGTGACCCAAAACGTCTCCTTGGTTGCATCGTTCGCGAAAGTGCGTCAAGAGATGGTTGCCCGCCAGAAAAGCATCGCACGGTCCGGCGGCATCGTAATGGACGGAAGGGATATCGGCACTGTCGTATTGCCTGATGCAGACGTCAAAATTTTCATGACGGCGACTGCCGAAGAAAGAGCGCTGCGACGCTACAAAGAAAACATAGCGAAGGGTATGACCGCTTCCTTGGAAGAACTGACGGATGACATGAAGCGCCGCGACCATTTGGACAGCACCCGGACGATTTCACCGTTGAAAAAAGCGGATGATGCCATCGTTTTGGACTCTACACATATGGAAATCGACGAAGTGGTGCAGAAGATTCTCGGCATTATCGAAGCGAGCCTAAACCCCTTACAAACATTGGATTAA
- the rpsA gene encoding 30S ribosomal protein S1 has product MSDYIENPELNEEESNNVEQTMQDVLDEALSIEVGDTVKGEVLSIQDRQAIVGIIGGGVEGVIPYNELSAKPFDEVTEILNVGDVVDLVVIKQIKDKENGSFLLSKRRVDAKIVWKEIQDKFENNEIIEAPVKDVVKGGLVVDVGVRGFVPASMVEDHFVEDFSSYKGKTMTFKIVELEPSENRLILSHKAVVESEKEANKGKLMDELVAGDIVEGTVARLTNFGAFVDLGGVDGLVHISQIAHEHVKNPGDVLAIGQTVKVKILSIDKENGRVSLSIKDTLAGPWDAIAEKAPIGAVLTGVVKRLTSFGAFVEVFPGVEGLVHISQISHQHIATPHEVLQEGQEIQVKVLDAKEDEQRLSLSIKALEEKAANEAPAAEGKKEKKTEEYVADDSDGNFTLADLLGDKLSGLKDDSEA; this is encoded by the coding sequence ATGTCAGATTACATTGAAAACCCAGAGTTAAATGAAGAAGAGTCCAATAACGTTGAACAGACTATGCAAGATGTGTTGGATGAAGCATTATCCATTGAGGTGGGCGATACTGTCAAGGGGGAAGTTTTAAGCATCCAAGATAGACAAGCCATCGTAGGAATCATTGGGGGCGGCGTTGAAGGAGTCATTCCTTACAACGAATTATCTGCAAAACCATTCGATGAAGTTACAGAAATCCTAAACGTAGGTGACGTTGTGGATCTGGTTGTCATAAAACAAATCAAAGACAAAGAAAATGGAAGCTTTTTACTTTCGAAGCGTCGCGTTGATGCTAAAATCGTTTGGAAAGAGATCCAAGATAAATTCGAAAACAACGAAATCATCGAAGCACCGGTCAAAGACGTCGTCAAAGGCGGACTGGTCGTTGATGTCGGCGTGAGAGGATTTGTTCCGGCTTCAATGGTCGAAGATCATTTTGTGGAAGATTTCAGTTCTTATAAAGGCAAAACAATGACCTTTAAGATTGTTGAACTTGAGCCAAGCGAAAACCGCTTGATTTTATCGCATAAAGCGGTTGTGGAATCAGAAAAAGAAGCCAACAAAGGCAAGTTGATGGATGAATTGGTAGCAGGGGACATTGTTGAAGGAACAGTTGCGCGTTTGACTAACTTCGGAGCATTCGTTGATTTGGGCGGCGTGGATGGTTTGGTTCACATTTCACAAATTGCCCACGAGCATGTGAAGAATCCTGGTGACGTTTTGGCAATCGGGCAAACCGTCAAAGTCAAAATCTTGTCCATCGACAAAGAAAATGGCCGTGTATCCTTAAGCATCAAAGACACGTTGGCTGGTCCTTGGGATGCGATCGCTGAAAAAGCACCGATCGGAGCTGTATTGACCGGTGTTGTCAAACGTTTGACAAGCTTCGGAGCATTCGTGGAAGTTTTCCCTGGCGTTGAAGGTTTGGTGCACATTTCCCAAATTTCGCATCAGCATATTGCGACTCCGCATGAAGTGCTGCAAGAAGGCCAGGAAATTCAAGTCAAAGTACTGGATGCAAAAGAAGATGAGCAACGCCTATCTTTAAGCATCAAAGCTTTGGAAGAAAAAGCTGCGAATGAAGCACCTGCAGCTGAAGGCAAAAAAGAGAAAAAAACCGAAGAATATGTGGCTGACGATTCAGACGGAAACTTCACATTAGCAGATTTATTAGGCGACAAGCTTTCAGGTTTGAAAGATGATTCTGAAGCCTAA
- the der gene encoding ribosome biogenesis GTPase Der: protein MPNPVVAIVGRPNVGKSTIFNRLAGERISIVDDVSGVTRDRIYAKGEWLGKTFNIIDTGGIDITDEPFMSQIKLQAQVAIEEADVIIFLTSVREGVTDADENVARILYQSDKPVILAVNKVDNPEMRAEIFDFYSLGLGEPYPVSGSHGLGLGDLLDTVVANFPSEEENAEEEDIINFSFIGRPNVGKSSLVNAILGEERVIVSDIAGTTRDAIDTMFVDAEGAKFRMIDTAGIRKKGKVYESTEKYSVMRAIRAIERSDIVMVVLNAEEGIQEQDKKVAGYAHEAGKGIIILVNKWDTLEKDNHTMKEFEEKIRKEFQYLSYAPIMYVSAVTKQRLSQIPAKIKEISGNQNRRISSSLLNDVLMDAVAHNPTPTDKGRRLKIYYMTQVAVKPPTFVVFVNDPELLHFSYERFLENRIRDSFNFEGTPFRLIARQKK from the coding sequence ATGCCAAATCCAGTAGTAGCCATAGTAGGCAGACCAAACGTAGGGAAATCAACAATATTCAATAGACTGGCAGGAGAGAGGATTTCCATAGTCGATGATGTCTCGGGTGTCACTCGCGACAGAATTTATGCAAAAGGAGAATGGTTGGGCAAAACATTTAATATCATCGATACAGGCGGGATCGATATCACGGATGAGCCTTTTATGAGCCAAATCAAATTGCAGGCCCAAGTGGCGATCGAGGAAGCCGACGTCATCATCTTTTTGACAAGCGTCAGAGAAGGCGTGACGGATGCCGATGAGAACGTCGCGAGAATCCTCTATCAATCCGATAAGCCTGTCATCTTGGCGGTAAATAAAGTGGATAATCCGGAAATGCGTGCCGAAATATTCGATTTTTACAGTCTGGGATTAGGCGAACCCTATCCTGTATCAGGCAGCCACGGCTTAGGTCTGGGAGATCTGCTTGATACGGTTGTAGCGAATTTCCCATCAGAAGAAGAGAACGCGGAAGAAGAAGACATCATCAACTTCAGCTTTATCGGCCGTCCGAATGTAGGCAAGTCTTCATTGGTGAATGCCATATTGGGGGAAGAGCGCGTAATCGTCTCGGATATTGCAGGCACGACCCGCGATGCTATCGATACGATGTTCGTTGATGCGGAAGGCGCAAAATTCCGGATGATCGATACAGCCGGAATCCGGAAAAAAGGCAAAGTCTACGAGTCCACGGAGAAATACAGCGTCATGCGTGCCATTCGCGCAATCGAGCGGTCGGATATCGTTATGGTCGTGCTGAATGCGGAAGAGGGCATCCAGGAACAGGACAAAAAAGTTGCTGGTTATGCGCATGAAGCAGGCAAAGGGATCATCATTCTGGTGAACAAATGGGACACTTTGGAAAAAGATAATCATACGATGAAGGAATTCGAGGAAAAAATCCGCAAGGAATTCCAGTATCTTTCTTATGCGCCGATCATGTATGTTTCCGCGGTGACGAAACAGCGGTTGTCCCAGATTCCTGCTAAAATCAAGGAAATCAGCGGAAATCAAAACCGCCGTATCTCTTCATCCTTGTTGAACGATGTGCTGATGGATGCCGTTGCGCACAATCCGACGCCAACAGACAAAGGCCGTCGCCTGAAGATTTACTACATGACGCAAGTGGCCGTAAAACCGCCGACATTTGTTGTTTTTGTCAACGATCCGGAATTGTTGCACTTTTCTTATGAGCGTTTCCTTGAGAACAGAATCCGTGATTCGTTCAATTTTGAAGGAACGCCATTCCGTTTGATCGCCAGACAAAAAAAATAA
- a CDS encoding tetratricopeptide repeat protein, protein MNNEAQAMIEAIQNNDLDAAVQLFKQSVEQSVLENNSADLAELAETMHALGFLSEAKEAFTILNNLAPRMQDWNIALAEIAIDEDDYDRALDILLRIDKESDVYPQALLTMADAYQVQGLYEVSEKKIFEAMALLPDEPILDYALAQLYHSIGEYKKAIPIYEELAYGSGEIASETQLNFFLGDCHNAIGEFETALQYLEKIPADEHFPDSYFQLGFTYFQLKEYARAITIFNKLLEADNAYLSAYLYLANALEAELELEEALAVMEQAILRNPYQHEFYTTAARLQLKLNRERDAERNLREAAALEPDLSSIHLALGNLLLKQGRFEELVAYVADRAEQEDNDPQYNWLLAASHNALEDYDSANKEYEAAYPHFADNEAFLLEYAAFLREEGNWEKLSEVIHQGLAHYPANTELLQLHDDLHHFDQ, encoded by the coding sequence ATGAATAATGAAGCACAGGCAATGATAGAAGCCATTCAAAATAATGATTTGGATGCGGCTGTCCAACTGTTCAAGCAATCAGTTGAGCAATCCGTCCTGGAGAACAACAGCGCCGATTTGGCCGAATTGGCGGAAACGATGCATGCCTTGGGTTTCCTGAGTGAAGCAAAAGAGGCATTCACAATATTGAACAATCTGGCCCCGCGTATGCAGGATTGGAATATTGCCTTGGCAGAAATCGCCATCGACGAGGACGATTACGACCGAGCTTTGGATATCCTGCTGAGGATCGATAAAGAAAGCGACGTGTACCCGCAAGCGTTGTTGACGATGGCTGATGCTTATCAAGTGCAAGGATTGTACGAAGTCAGCGAAAAGAAAATTTTTGAAGCAATGGCGCTGTTGCCGGACGAACCCATCTTGGATTACGCGCTGGCGCAGCTATACCATTCGATCGGGGAGTACAAGAAGGCGATCCCGATCTATGAGGAACTTGCATACGGAAGCGGAGAAATCGCTTCCGAAACGCAGCTGAATTTTTTCCTGGGCGATTGCCATAATGCCATCGGCGAATTCGAGACGGCCTTGCAGTATCTGGAAAAAATCCCGGCTGATGAGCATTTCCCGGACAGTTATTTCCAACTCGGCTTCACCTATTTCCAACTCAAGGAATATGCGCGCGCCATCACCATTTTCAATAAATTGCTCGAAGCGGACAATGCTTACCTGAGTGCATACTTGTATTTGGCGAATGCGCTTGAGGCTGAATTGGAGTTGGAAGAAGCGCTCGCTGTGATGGAACAGGCCATCTTGCGGAATCCTTATCAGCATGAATTTTACACGACAGCGGCTAGGCTGCAATTGAAACTGAACAGGGAGCGGGATGCGGAAAGAAATTTGCGGGAAGCGGCAGCGCTTGAACCGGACCTTTCCAGTATCCACTTGGCTTTGGGGAACCTGTTGCTGAAACAAGGAAGATTCGAGGAATTGGTTGCTTACGTTGCAGACCGGGCAGAGCAGGAAGACAACGATCCGCAATACAATTGGTTGCTTGCTGCCAGCCATAATGCTTTGGAGGATTATGATTCGGCAAACAAAGAATATGAGGCTGCTTATCCGCATTTTGCCGATAATGAGGCATTTTTGCTGGAGTATGCAGCATTCTTGAGAGAGGAAGGCAACTGGGAAAAGCTGAGTGAGGTCATTCACCAAGGGTTGGCTCATTATCCCGCCAACACTGAGTTGCTTCAACTCCATGATGATCTGCACCATTTCGATCAATAA
- a CDS encoding YpiB family protein — MMNPTLEEKKNFISWFIQNYQLKRRESLWILNYLLNHEILLKNIHLIEEVHTTNRGMGFAVIGNPKDAFMYYKDGKTFEDPEQAFHDLRLNWKEDFYLELFFDQSYQVLSFFGVLEDNPYLQESEIFDKDLEEIVEKSLEKLAVKDRIHYLKKQIDIALIQYDETSFRKFTKELKDLEEKNMI; from the coding sequence ATGATGAATCCTACTTTGGAGGAGAAAAAAAATTTTATTTCTTGGTTTATTCAGAATTATCAATTGAAGCGCAGAGAGTCCCTTTGGATACTCAATTATCTGCTCAATCATGAGATTTTATTGAAGAATATCCATCTGATTGAGGAAGTCCATACAACGAACAGAGGAATGGGATTTGCCGTAATCGGAAATCCAAAAGATGCTTTCATGTACTACAAAGACGGGAAGACATTCGAAGATCCCGAGCAAGCATTCCATGATTTGCGGTTGAATTGGAAAGAGGATTTTTATTTGGAATTGTTCTTTGATCAATCCTATCAGGTCCTTTCATTTTTTGGTGTTTTGGAGGACAATCCATACCTCCAAGAATCCGAAATTTTCGATAAGGATCTGGAAGAAATCGTTGAAAAGTCATTAGAAAAGTTGGCGGTGAAGGATCGCATCCATTATCTGAAAAAACAGATCGATATCGCGTTGATCCAATATGATGAAACCAGCTTCAGAAAGTTCACGAAAGAATTAAAAGATTTGGAAGAAAAAAATATGATCTGA
- the dapB gene encoding 4-hydroxy-tetrahydrodipicolinate reductase: MKIVVSGFKGKMGTACTNMVLRQEDFTLAAVYDPFATEKQLDELPQYAGNPVKVFRDKATLVKEVEADVWIDFSRPDAAYDNTRFALENGMRPVIGTTGFSSEQLEELTNYSKELGLGGLIAPNFAIGAVLMMEFAAKAAKYFPDVEIMELHHENKLDAPSGTAIKTAELIYAVRGDHPQGHPDEKELIEGARGADYHGMKIHSVRLPGLVAHQQVQFGSAGEGLIIRHDSYDRDSFMNGVALSCRKVMEIDRLIYGLENFL; the protein is encoded by the coding sequence ATGAAAATTGTAGTTTCAGGATTCAAAGGCAAAATGGGGACCGCCTGCACAAACATGGTCTTGCGTCAGGAAGACTTTACTTTGGCGGCTGTATACGATCCTTTCGCAACAGAAAAGCAACTGGACGAATTGCCGCAATACGCCGGCAATCCTGTGAAAGTGTTCCGTGATAAAGCTACCCTCGTCAAGGAAGTTGAAGCGGATGTTTGGATCGATTTTTCCAGACCGGATGCAGCCTATGACAACACGCGGTTCGCGCTAGAAAACGGCATGCGCCCCGTAATCGGCACTACCGGTTTTTCCAGCGAGCAACTTGAGGAATTGACCAACTACTCAAAAGAGTTGGGTCTGGGCGGCTTGATTGCCCCGAATTTTGCGATCGGCGCCGTGCTGATGATGGAATTCGCAGCCAAAGCAGCAAAATATTTCCCGGATGTGGAAATCATGGAATTGCATCATGAGAACAAGTTGGATGCACCGAGCGGCACGGCCATCAAAACAGCCGAATTGATTTATGCAGTGAGAGGCGATCATCCGCAAGGGCATCCGGATGAGAAAGAATTGATCGAAGGCGCAAGAGGGGCTGATTACCATGGCATGAAAATCCATAGTGTCCGCTTGCCGGGTCTGGTCGCGCATCAGCAAGTGCAATTCGGCAGTGCCGGGGAAGGCTTGATCATCCGCCACGATTCCTATGACCGCGATTCTTTCATGAACGGCGTAGCCCTTTCCTGCAGAAAAGTAATGGAAATCGATCGTCTGATCTATGGATTGGAAAACTTCCTATGA
- a CDS encoding CCA tRNA nucleotidyltransferase: MIIDAPEFQKAIPIIEAIERAGYEAYFVGGSVRDTLLHLDISDVDIASSAMPEEIQRIFPITFDVGIQHGTVMVLHERETYEITTFRTESKYEKFRRPEKVEYVRSLQDDLKRRDFTINAIAIDRHGNIKDFFNGQEDLANKLIRAVGNPEERFREDALRMMRAARFVSQLDFEIEQATKEAIVEYHPLLSKIAVERVREEWNKLLIGRNRKGGIKFFVETRLFQMCPGFQNREKALIDLALFPLQFKGITIAWTVLVHFLDLKDEAIEPFLRQWKCSRKEIMDIRKGVQALNKRLRQFWDYPLLFETGIEIALEIEAIIEGFGLPNQSENLIELNESMPIHTLKDLALDGKELLSLLGIKRGGPFVGEIFEELKTLVLANKLENSPSALRDFIMKRRMIYLDETFAAAYTVGQKDLASEIGSGTLPVLATPALLAMIENACMGIVKEHLSEGDTTVGIHCDLHHKKASPIHAEITVTVRVTEHRGNKYFFECAAHSQGHEIASAKHTRAVVNANEFMDSL; the protein is encoded by the coding sequence ATGATCATAGACGCACCGGAATTTCAAAAGGCGATACCGATCATCGAAGCCATCGAACGGGCGGGGTACGAAGCCTACTTTGTTGGAGGAAGTGTGCGCGATACGCTGCTGCATCTGGATATTTCCGATGTCGACATCGCCTCGAGCGCTATGCCTGAAGAAATTCAGCGGATCTTCCCGATTACCTTTGATGTAGGCATCCAACATGGAACGGTGATGGTTTTACATGAGCGGGAGACATACGAAATAACAACTTTCCGGACAGAGTCAAAGTACGAGAAATTCCGCAGGCCGGAGAAAGTCGAGTATGTGCGCAGTCTGCAGGACGACTTGAAAAGGCGAGACTTTACGATCAATGCGATTGCGATCGATCGGCACGGGAACATCAAAGACTTCTTCAACGGGCAAGAGGACTTGGCGAACAAATTGATCAGGGCGGTCGGCAATCCGGAAGAACGCTTCAGGGAAGATGCCTTGCGCATGATGCGCGCAGCCAGGTTTGTGAGCCAGTTGGATTTTGAAATCGAACAAGCGACGAAAGAAGCCATCGTCGAATATCATCCGCTCCTTTCAAAAATCGCGGTAGAGCGCGTGCGCGAAGAGTGGAATAAGCTTCTCATCGGGAGAAACCGCAAGGGCGGGATCAAGTTTTTTGTCGAAACACGTTTATTCCAGATGTGTCCTGGCTTCCAAAATCGGGAAAAGGCATTGATCGACTTGGCTTTGTTTCCGCTGCAATTCAAAGGGATAACAATCGCCTGGACTGTGCTGGTCCATTTCCTTGATCTGAAGGACGAAGCAATCGAGCCATTTTTGCGGCAATGGAAGTGTTCCCGCAAGGAAATCATGGACATACGCAAAGGCGTGCAGGCGCTCAACAAGCGCCTGCGGCAATTCTGGGACTATCCACTTCTGTTCGAAACAGGGATCGAAATCGCCCTGGAGATTGAAGCCATCATCGAAGGATTCGGGTTGCCGAACCAGAGCGAAAATTTGATCGAATTGAATGAATCCATGCCGATCCATACGCTGAAAGACTTGGCCTTGGACGGAAAAGAATTGTTGTCCTTGCTTGGCATCAAACGTGGCGGTCCTTTCGTAGGCGAGATATTCGAAGAATTGAAAACGCTGGTATTGGCAAACAAACTGGAGAATAGCCCCTCCGCACTAAGGGATTTCATTATGAAAAGAAGGATGATTTATTTGGACGAGACATTCGCAGCCGCCTATACCGTCGGGCAAAAAGATTTGGCTTCCGAGATCGGTTCGGGTACGTTGCCGGTTCTGGCGACGCCGGCATTGTTGGCAATGATCGAAAATGCCTGTATGGGAATCGTCAAGGAACATCTTTCCGAAGGCGACACGACAGTCGGGATCCATTGCGATCTGCACCATAAAAAAGCCTCTCCCATCCACGCAGAAATAACGGTGACAGTCAGAGTGACGGAACACAGAGGAAACAAATATTTCTTCGAATGCGCAGCCCATTCCCAAGGCCATGAAATCGCATCGGCAAAGCACACAAGAGCCGTCGTCAATGCGAATGAATTCATGGATAGCCTATAG